One window of the Syntrophorhabdaceae bacterium genome contains the following:
- the purD gene encoding phosphoribosylamine--glycine ligase, with protein sequence MKILVIGSGGREHALVWKLSQSREVSQIWAVPGNGGISDLAQCVEMDLSDIAGLIEFSRTKKIDLVVVGPENPLANGIVDAFKERGIPIFGPRRKGALIEASKIFAKELMRKNGIPTADFETFADYDKAQAYLDKLQAPFVLKADGLCAGKGVYVIKEKAEAEGVLKKLMVEGLYGEAGRNVVFEKFLSGIEASYLAFTDGTSILPMLPAQDHKPLLDGDKGPNTGGMGAYTPIPFISKELEQEIRESIMLRTIKALAANGVTYEGVLYGGLMLSDGHPYVIEFNARLGDPETQPILFKMKSDITPILTACVEGRLGSLTQIEWKEGVSICVVIASKGYPEKPEKGRLIKGLDRLKEDDNIMVFHAGTKKVDGQYYTSGGRVLCVTALDKTHEEAMDRVYEAVSKIEFEGMQFRSDIGKKALFMPYL encoded by the coding sequence ATGAAGATCCTTGTAATCGGAAGCGGAGGCAGGGAGCACGCACTGGTCTGGAAACTGTCGCAGTCCAGAGAGGTGAGCCAAATCTGGGCCGTACCAGGCAACGGGGGTATATCGGATCTCGCCCAGTGCGTTGAGATGGATTTAAGCGATATTGCAGGCCTTATCGAATTCTCGAGGACCAAGAAGATTGATCTTGTGGTCGTAGGCCCCGAAAATCCGTTGGCAAACGGTATTGTCGATGCCTTCAAGGAGAGAGGCATACCAATTTTTGGACCAAGACGGAAGGGGGCTCTGATCGAGGCAAGCAAGATTTTTGCAAAAGAGTTGATGAGAAAAAACGGCATTCCTACGGCCGATTTCGAAACTTTTGCTGATTATGACAAAGCGCAGGCGTATCTGGATAAACTTCAGGCCCCATTCGTGTTGAAAGCGGATGGTCTATGCGCCGGCAAGGGCGTCTACGTGATAAAGGAGAAGGCGGAGGCAGAAGGCGTCTTAAAAAAACTGATGGTCGAAGGCCTCTACGGCGAGGCAGGCCGCAATGTTGTGTTTGAGAAGTTTTTGTCGGGCATTGAAGCGTCCTATCTCGCATTTACCGACGGTACATCCATACTGCCGATGCTTCCCGCTCAGGATCATAAACCGCTCTTAGACGGAGACAAAGGTCCAAACACAGGCGGAATGGGGGCATATACACCAATTCCATTTATTTCCAAAGAGTTGGAACAAGAAATCAGAGAATCTATCATGCTGAGGACAATTAAGGCCCTGGCTGCAAACGGGGTCACGTACGAAGGGGTGCTTTATGGCGGCCTCATGCTGTCGGATGGACACCCGTATGTCATAGAGTTCAATGCACGGCTTGGGGACCCCGAAACGCAACCCATACTCTTCAAAATGAAGAGTGATATAACGCCCATCCTGACTGCATGCGTGGAAGGCAGATTGGGTTCTCTCACGCAGATCGAGTGGAAAGAGGGCGTCTCTATCTGTGTGGTTATCGCCTCTAAAGGATACCCTGAAAAACCCGAAAAAGGCCGATTGATAAAGGGACTTGATCGCCTGAAAGAAGATGATAATATTATGGTTTTTCATGCCGGGACAAAGAAGGTGGACGGTCAATATTATACCTCCGGCGGGAGGGTGCTCTGTGTGACGGCGCTGGACAAAACGCACGAAGAGGCGATGGACAGGGTATATGAGGCTGTCTCGAAGATAGAATTTGAGGGCATGCAATTCCGGAGTGATATCGGTAAGAAGGCGCTTTTTATGCCATATTTATAG